One window from the genome of Leptospirillum ferriphilum encodes:
- a CDS encoding response regulator, whose product MVGSIMVASPKDLAFTLSEPARPKVLVVEDDVVALDLLEEILKRGGFGVSVAQSCEEALERLKKDSISLILTDIKMPGKTGMDLLKTVQDLYPELPVVLLTAFGDEHLWVEALSSGAIDLIPKPFRKQEVLDIVQRTLSQPRPPENRGDCSRP is encoded by the coding sequence GTGGTAGGTTCCATCATGGTTGCCTCTCCGAAAGACTTGGCCTTCACCCTGTCTGAACCCGCGAGACCAAAAGTCCTCGTGGTGGAAGACGACGTTGTTGCCCTCGATCTTCTGGAGGAGATCCTGAAAAGGGGCGGATTCGGGGTTTCCGTCGCGCAATCCTGCGAAGAAGCGCTCGAACGCCTGAAAAAGGATTCGATTTCTCTTATCCTCACTGACATCAAAATGCCCGGAAAAACGGGAATGGACCTCCTGAAAACTGTCCAGGACCTTTACCCGGAACTGCCCGTCGTGCTCCTGACCGCTTTCGGTGACGAGCATCTCTGGGTTGAGGCCCTGTCATCCGGAGCCATTGACCTGATCCCCAAACCCTTTCGAAAACAGGAAGTGCTCGATATCGTTCAAAGAACCCTGTCCCAACCCCGCCCACCTGAAAATCGTGGCGACTGCAGCCGGCCATGA
- a CDS encoding sensor histidine kinase has product MKYIRIQSLMIFLIGILIVCLMGAFAIWDTLLIKRNVMGSLRDEGRLIGQEFAFGVDMRHEADRFVGGEIGKTGPQARALVGEITSIRREMQALMAIRHNVIRLDLMTRHEGLPRLVSSSGAPLTPNELKAHALVHAGQQEWMSLKEKKGLRSFLYVVVPFFHQKHRQGTVGVGISLYEAHTLVRNELERTLILLFIGFLALAAILSMAVRALLLNPVHQISRAMTKVGEGHLEEGPVLEASREAYDLASSFNQMVKMLSDRTRENHLLLSQVKELNSSLTRRIEEATRELVQKNESLEQAGKEKFFLQRKLSEMERMAAIGEGLAIVAHELGNPLHSISGHIELALEEQSLSPPISKHLKIVQGQLDRMINVIRKLLMMSRRERTHAEPVLVSDLVSDILKLLSPRLEKSRISVETTFPDPCPRIDSDLEGLQSILINFLENALDATGSGGSIRIRCLEEEGFLSLHVQDSGPGIPPESRERIFEPFFTTKPHGTGLGLAICRKIIDDLGGDLRLGEGPGGHFILTIPFVPFSSEKLSRLLEQDS; this is encoded by the coding sequence ATGAAATATATCCGCATCCAGTCCCTGATGATCTTTCTGATCGGCATTCTGATCGTCTGTCTCATGGGGGCCTTTGCCATCTGGGACACCCTCCTGATCAAAAGGAACGTCATGGGATCCCTGCGAGACGAAGGTCGCCTGATTGGACAGGAATTCGCTTTCGGTGTCGATATGCGGCACGAAGCAGATCGCTTTGTCGGAGGCGAAATCGGCAAGACAGGCCCCCAGGCAAGGGCACTCGTGGGAGAAATCACATCTATCCGCCGGGAAATGCAAGCGCTGATGGCCATCCGGCACAACGTCATCCGGCTGGATCTGATGACCCGGCACGAAGGCCTTCCGCGACTGGTTTCAAGCTCCGGAGCTCCCCTCACCCCCAACGAACTGAAGGCCCATGCCCTCGTCCATGCCGGTCAGCAGGAATGGATGAGCCTGAAGGAAAAAAAAGGCCTCCGGAGTTTTCTCTATGTCGTCGTCCCCTTTTTTCACCAAAAACACCGGCAGGGGACGGTCGGGGTCGGTATCTCCCTTTACGAAGCGCATACACTGGTCAGAAATGAACTTGAACGGACGCTGATTCTCCTTTTCATCGGATTTCTCGCCCTTGCTGCCATTCTGTCAATGGCCGTGCGGGCCCTGCTTCTGAATCCGGTCCATCAGATTTCAAGAGCCATGACGAAAGTCGGGGAAGGTCATCTGGAGGAAGGCCCCGTTCTGGAAGCCTCCCGGGAAGCTTATGATCTGGCATCCTCCTTCAACCAGATGGTCAAAATGTTGTCCGACCGGACCCGGGAAAACCATCTTTTGCTGTCACAGGTCAAGGAACTGAACAGTTCGCTGACGCGGCGGATCGAAGAAGCGACACGGGAACTTGTCCAGAAAAACGAGTCCCTGGAGCAGGCGGGAAAAGAAAAGTTCTTTCTGCAGCGGAAGCTGTCAGAAATGGAACGGATGGCCGCGATTGGAGAAGGACTCGCGATCGTGGCCCACGAGCTGGGGAATCCTCTCCACTCGATTTCGGGCCATATTGAACTGGCTCTGGAGGAACAGTCCCTCTCCCCCCCGATTTCGAAACACCTGAAGATCGTCCAGGGACAGCTTGACCGGATGATCAATGTGATCCGGAAGCTTCTCATGATGAGCCGCCGGGAAAGGACCCACGCCGAACCTGTTCTGGTCTCGGACCTAGTCTCCGACATTCTCAAGCTTCTGTCACCCCGTCTGGAAAAGTCCCGGATTTCCGTGGAGACCACTTTTCCGGATCCCTGCCCGAGAATCGATTCGGATCTCGAAGGCCTGCAAAGCATCCTCATCAACTTTCTGGAAAACGCCCTGGACGCGACAGGGTCCGGGGGATCCATCCGGATCCGGTGCCTCGAAGAAGAGGGCTTCCTGAGCCTGCACGTCCAGGACTCCGGTCCGGGGATTCCGCCGGAAAGCCGGGAACGCATCTTCGAGCCCTTCTTTACGACCAAACCCCATGGAACCGGTCTCGGACTTGCCATCTGCCGAAAAATCATCGATGATCTGGGAGGTGACTTGCGTCTGGGAGAGGGCCCGGGCGGTCATTTTATCCTGACAATTCCCTTCGTCCCGTTTTCTTCGGAAAAACTCTCCCGTTTACTTGAACAGGATTCCTGA
- a CDS encoding gamma carbonic anhydrase family protein, producing MILSYKGLLPKIDPSVWIADSAQVIGDVVIGPESSVWFSAVIRGDVHRIRIGARTNIQDLCVLHVTRKTFPLSIGDDVTVGHRVILHGCTLGNRILVGMGSIVMDGAVIGDDVIIGAGSLVTENTVVEPGSLILGSPARIRRKLTEDEKRWLLRSATNYVSDRLDYASPEDSSGNQP from the coding sequence GTGATCCTTTCCTACAAGGGACTCCTTCCGAAGATCGATCCGTCCGTCTGGATCGCGGATTCCGCCCAGGTGATCGGAGATGTTGTGATCGGACCGGAATCCAGCGTCTGGTTTTCTGCCGTCATCCGGGGAGACGTCCACCGGATCCGGATCGGTGCCCGAACCAATATCCAGGACCTTTGCGTCCTGCACGTCACCCGGAAGACCTTTCCCCTGTCCATCGGGGACGATGTCACCGTCGGACATCGGGTCATCCTGCACGGTTGCACGCTCGGGAACCGGATCCTCGTCGGCATGGGGTCGATCGTCATGGACGGTGCCGTGATCGGGGACGACGTCATCATCGGAGCGGGGTCGCTTGTGACCGAAAACACCGTTGTGGAACCCGGCTCCCTCATTCTGGGCTCCCCCGCACGCATCCGCCGGAAACTGACAGAAGACGAGAAAAGGTGGCTTCTCCGGTCCGCCACAAACTATGTCTCGGACCGGCTCGATTACGCCAGCCCTGAAGATTCGTCCGGGAACCAACCCTGA
- a CDS encoding HAD family hydrolase: MRVTVTGKTQAVLFDFNGVIIDDERVHLELFQDVLSRHGVELDEDVYWREFLGMDDRGAFAGAWTQAFGQAPGEEHLAGMIREKAALYRKRLESGLPLYEGAVSLIRALSSRLPMGIVSGALRDEIRRTLQIAGLEDSFLFIVSAEDTLRGKPDPEGYRIGFDRLKKSGFSGSPGDVLVIEDSIQGVEAAQAAGMRAFAVGHTYPLPSLSRADKVFPHIRTIRPEDILDPSE, encoded by the coding sequence ATGCGCGTGACAGTGACAGGAAAAACACAGGCGGTCTTGTTTGATTTCAATGGGGTTATCATCGACGACGAACGCGTCCATCTCGAGCTGTTTCAGGACGTGTTGTCCAGGCATGGCGTGGAGCTTGACGAAGACGTTTACTGGAGGGAGTTTTTGGGAATGGATGACCGGGGGGCGTTTGCCGGGGCGTGGACGCAAGCCTTCGGACAAGCTCCCGGAGAGGAACATCTCGCCGGGATGATTCGCGAAAAGGCAGCGTTGTACCGGAAAAGACTCGAGAGCGGATTACCGCTTTACGAAGGTGCCGTGAGTCTTATCCGTGCTCTTTCCAGCCGTTTGCCCATGGGGATCGTTTCGGGAGCCCTGCGGGACGAAATTCGTCGGACGCTCCAGATCGCTGGTCTGGAAGACTCTTTCCTGTTCATCGTCAGTGCGGAGGACACCCTTCGCGGAAAACCGGATCCCGAAGGATACCGGATCGGGTTCGACCGTTTGAAAAAATCCGGTTTTTCGGGCTCCCCGGGAGATGTGCTGGTGATCGAAGACTCCATCCAGGGAGTGGAAGCGGCTCAGGCGGCGGGCATGCGGGCTTTTGCTGTCGGACACACGTATCCTCTTCCCTCTCTCTCCCGGGCCGACAAGGTTTTTCCTCACATACGCACGATCCGGCCGGAGGATATCCTGGACCCGTCGGAGTGA